One segment of Arvicanthis niloticus isolate mArvNil1 chromosome 5, mArvNil1.pat.X, whole genome shotgun sequence DNA contains the following:
- the Pusl1 gene encoding tRNA pseudouridine synthase-like 1 isoform X4, with product MGSCGPVGSVRARYLVFFQYLGTDFNGVAAVRGNHRAVGVLNFLEEAAKRLKSVKPVRFTISSRTDAGVHALSNAAHLDIQRRPGQTPFSPEIVTKALNTHLKHPAIRYLDMAAMQEAAQHLLGTHDFSAFQSAGSPVTNAVRTLRRVSVSPGPASPFVLPQESRPHGERGWLWLPCSLDLKAVCVPRRLQFWTLEFESQSFLYRQVRRMTAVLVAVGLGTLAPTQVKVILESQDPLGKYQARVAPAHGLFLKSVLYNNFGHPEPVLHPEPYGVQSVETS from the exons ATGGGTTCCTGCGGGCCGGTGGGCTCGGTGCGTGCGCGCTACCTTGTGTTCTTCCAGTACTTGGGCACTGACTTCAA CGGAGTTGCGGCCGTGAGGGGTAATCATCGCGCTGTTGGGGTACTGAACTTCCTGGAG GAGGCTGCCAAGCGGCTGAAGTCTGTCAAGCCTGTCAGGTTCACTATCTCTAGCCGCACTGATGCCGGAGTGCATGCCCTGAGCAACGCAGCGCACCTGGACATACAGCGTCGCCCAGGCCAGACACCTTTCTCCCCGGAGATCGTGACTAAGGCCCTCAACACCCACCTGAAGCACCCGGCCATTCG GTACCTGGATATGGCTGCCATGCAGGAGGCTGCCCAGCATCTCCTCGGGACACATGATTTTAGTGCCTTCCAGTCTGCTGGCAGCCCAGTAACAAATGCTGTACGCACACTACGCAGGGTCTCTGTGTCTCCTGGTCCAGCCAGTCCATTTGTCCTCCCCCAGGAGAGCAG GCCACATGGTGAGCGAGGTTGGCTGTGGCTGCCCTGTAGCTTGGATCTCAAAGCTGTCTGTGTTCCTAGGAGGCTGCAGTTTTGGACCTTGGAGTTTGAAAGCCAGTCTTTCCTTTATCGACAG GTGCGGAGGATGACGGCTGTGCTGGTGGCGGTGGGGCTAGGGACTCTGGCACCCACACAAGTGAAAGTGATTCTGGAGAGTCAAGATCCCTTGGGCAAGTATCAGGCTCGAGTTGCCCCAGCCCATGGCCTGTTCTTGAAGTCAGTGCTATATAACAACTTTG GTCATCCTGAACCTGTCCTACATCCTGAACCGTATGGCGTCCAGAGTGTGGAAACCAGCTGA
- the Pusl1 gene encoding tRNA pseudouridine synthase-like 1 isoform X5, with protein sequence MGSCGPVGSVRARYLVFFQYLGTDFNGVAAVRGNHRAVGVLNFLEEAAKRLKSVKPVRFTISSRTDAGVHALSNAAHLDIQRRPGQTPFSPEIVTKALNTHLKHPAIRYLDMAAMQEAAQHLLGTHDFSAFQSAGSPVTNAVRTLRRVSVSPGPASPFVLPQESRRLQFWTLEFESQSFLYRQVRRMTAVLVAVGLGTLAPTQVKVILESQDPLGKYQARVAPAHGLFLKSVLYNNFGHPEPVLHPEPYGVQSVETS encoded by the exons ATGGGTTCCTGCGGGCCGGTGGGCTCGGTGCGTGCGCGCTACCTTGTGTTCTTCCAGTACTTGGGCACTGACTTCAA CGGAGTTGCGGCCGTGAGGGGTAATCATCGCGCTGTTGGGGTACTGAACTTCCTGGAG GAGGCTGCCAAGCGGCTGAAGTCTGTCAAGCCTGTCAGGTTCACTATCTCTAGCCGCACTGATGCCGGAGTGCATGCCCTGAGCAACGCAGCGCACCTGGACATACAGCGTCGCCCAGGCCAGACACCTTTCTCCCCGGAGATCGTGACTAAGGCCCTCAACACCCACCTGAAGCACCCGGCCATTCG GTACCTGGATATGGCTGCCATGCAGGAGGCTGCCCAGCATCTCCTCGGGACACATGATTTTAGTGCCTTCCAGTCTGCTGGCAGCCCAGTAACAAATGCTGTACGCACACTACGCAGGGTCTCTGTGTCTCCTGGTCCAGCCAGTCCATTTGTCCTCCCCCAGGAGAGCAG GAGGCTGCAGTTTTGGACCTTGGAGTTTGAAAGCCAGTCTTTCCTTTATCGACAG GTGCGGAGGATGACGGCTGTGCTGGTGGCGGTGGGGCTAGGGACTCTGGCACCCACACAAGTGAAAGTGATTCTGGAGAGTCAAGATCCCTTGGGCAAGTATCAGGCTCGAGTTGCCCCAGCCCATGGCCTGTTCTTGAAGTCAGTGCTATATAACAACTTTG GTCATCCTGAACCTGTCCTACATCCTGAACCGTATGGCGTCCAGAGTGTGGAAACCAGCTGA
- the Pusl1 gene encoding tRNA pseudouridine synthase-like 1 isoform X3 — protein sequence MGSCGPVGSVRARYLVFFQYLGTDFNGVAAVRGNHRAVGVLNFLEEAAKRLKSVKPVRFTISSRTDAGVHALSNAAHLDIQRRPGQTPFSPEIVTKALNTHLKHPAIRVLKAFRVPNDFHARHAATSRTYLYRLATGCCRPNQLPVFEQNVCWALQTEYLDMAAMQEAAQHLLGTHDFSAFQSAGSPVTNAVRTLRRVSVSPGPASPFVLPQESRPHGERGWLWLPCSLDLKAVCVPRRLQFWTLEFESQSFLYRQVRRMTAVLVAVGLGTLAPTQVKVILESQDPLGHPEPVLHPEPYGVQSVETS from the exons ATGGGTTCCTGCGGGCCGGTGGGCTCGGTGCGTGCGCGCTACCTTGTGTTCTTCCAGTACTTGGGCACTGACTTCAA CGGAGTTGCGGCCGTGAGGGGTAATCATCGCGCTGTTGGGGTACTGAACTTCCTGGAG GAGGCTGCCAAGCGGCTGAAGTCTGTCAAGCCTGTCAGGTTCACTATCTCTAGCCGCACTGATGCCGGAGTGCATGCCCTGAGCAACGCAGCGCACCTGGACATACAGCGTCGCCCAGGCCAGACACCTTTCTCCCCGGAGATCGTGACTAAGGCCCTCAACACCCACCTGAAGCACCCGGCCATTCG TGTACTGAAGGCCTTCCGAGTGCCCAACGACTTCCACGCTCGCCACGCAGCTACCTCCAGAACCTACCTATACCGTCTGGCCACAGGCTGCTGCAGGCCTAATCAACTGCCTGTGTTTGAACAAAATGTATGCTGGGCTCTGCAGACAGA GTACCTGGATATGGCTGCCATGCAGGAGGCTGCCCAGCATCTCCTCGGGACACATGATTTTAGTGCCTTCCAGTCTGCTGGCAGCCCAGTAACAAATGCTGTACGCACACTACGCAGGGTCTCTGTGTCTCCTGGTCCAGCCAGTCCATTTGTCCTCCCCCAGGAGAGCAG GCCACATGGTGAGCGAGGTTGGCTGTGGCTGCCCTGTAGCTTGGATCTCAAAGCTGTCTGTGTTCCTAGGAGGCTGCAGTTTTGGACCTTGGAGTTTGAAAGCCAGTCTTTCCTTTATCGACAG GTGCGGAGGATGACGGCTGTGCTGGTGGCGGTGGGGCTAGGGACTCTGGCACCCACACAAGTGAAAGTGATTCTGGAGAGTCAAGATCCCTTGG GTCATCCTGAACCTGTCCTACATCCTGAACCGTATGGCGTCCAGAGTGTGGAAACCAGCTGA
- the Acap3 gene encoding arf-GAP with coiled-coil, ANK repeat and PH domain-containing protein 3 isoform X1: protein MTVEFEECIKDSPRFRATIDEVETDVVEIEAKLDKLVKLCSGMIEAGKAYVTTNRLFVSGVRDLSQQCQGDTVISECLQRFGDSLQEMVNYHTILFDQAQRSVRQQLHNFVKEDVRKFKETKKQFDKVREDMELSLVRNAQAPRHRPHEVEEATGALTLTRKCFRHLALDYVLQINVLQAKKKFEILDSMLSFMHAQYSFFQQGYSLLHQLDPYMKKLAAELDQLVIDSAVEKREMERKHAAIQQRTLLQDFSYDEPKVEFDVDAPSGVVMEGYLFKRASNAFKTWNRRWFSIQNSQLVYQKKLKDALTVVVDDLRLCSVKPCEDIERRFCFEVVSPTKSCMLQADSEKLRQAWVQAVQASIASAYRESPDSCYSERLDRTASPSTSSIDSTTDSRERGVKGESVLQRVQSVAGNSQCGDCGQPDPRWASINLGVLLCIECSGIHRSLGVHCSKVRSLTLDSWEPELLKLMCELGNSTMNQIYEAQCEGPGIRKPTASSSRQDKEAWIKDKYVEKKFLRKLTSAPTREPPRRWRAQKCQRPHSSPHAPTARRKVRLEPVLPSVAALSSAGTMERRFHRDSLFCPDELDSLFSYFDAGAAGAGPRSLSSDSGLGGSSDGSSDVLAFGTGSVVDSVTEEEGAESEESSSEVDGEAEAWSLADVRELHPGLLAHQAARTRDLPALAAALAHGAEVNWADAADEGKTPLVQAVLGGSLIVCEFLLQNGADVNQRDSLGRAPLHHATLLGRTGQVCLFLKRGADQHALDQEQQDPLTIAVQAANADIVTLLRLARMAEEMREAEAPPGQPGPLPGSSPTELQYRRCIQEFIGLHLEES from the exons ATGACGGTAGAGTTCGAGGAATGCATCAAGGACTCGCCGCGCTTCAG GGCAACTATTGATGAGGTAGAAACAGATGTGGTTGAGATCGAGGCTAAACTGGACAAG CTGGTCAAACTGTGCAGTGGCATGATCGAAGCTGGCAAAGCCTATGTTACCACCAACAGGCTCTTTGTGAGCGGCGTCCGAGACCTGTCTCAGCAGTGCCAGGGCGACACCGTCATTTCG GAATGTCTGCAGAGGTTTGGAGACAGCCTACAGGAGATGGTCAACTATCACACG ATCCTGTTTGACCAGGCCCAGAGATCGGTGCGGCAGCAGCTCCACAACTTTGTCAAAGA GGATGTGCGGAAGTTCAAAGAGACAAAGAAGCAGTTTGACAAAGTACGAGAGGACATGGAATTGTCCTTGGTGAGGAATGCCCAAGCCCCAAGACACCGGCCCCATGAAGTAGAGGAGGCCACGGGTGCCCTCACTCTCACCCGGAAGTGCTTTCGCCACTTGGCACTGGACTATGTGCTCCAG ATCAATGTCCTCCAGGCCAAGAAGAAGTTTGAGATCTTAGATTCT ATGCTGTCCTTCATGCATGCCCAGTACAGCTTCTTCCAGCAGGGATATAGCCTTCTACATCAGCTGGACCCCTACATGAAGAAGCTGGCAGCTGAG TTGGACCAGCTTGTGATTGACTCTGCAGTGGAAAAGCGAGAGATGGAACGCAAGCATGCTGCCATCCAGCAACGG ACACTCCTGCAG GACTTTTCCTATGATGAACCAAAAGTGGAGTTTGATGTGGATGCACCAAGCGGTGTGGTAATGGAGGGCTATCTCTTTAAGAGAGCCAGCAATGCCTTCAAGACATGGAACCG ACGGTGGTTCTCCATTCAAAACAGCCAGCTGGTCTACCAGAAGAAACTCAAG GATGCACTGACTGTGGTGGTAGATGACCTACGCCTATGCTCTGTGAAGCCATGTGAGGACATTGAACGGAGGTTCTGCTTTGAAGTTGTGTCACCTACCAA GAGCTGTATGCTGCAGGCTGACTCGGAGAAGCTGCGACAGGCTTGGGTCCAAGCTGTGCAGGCTAGCATTGCCTCTGCCTACCGGGAAAGTCCAGATAGCTGCTACAGTGAG AGGCTGGACCGTACGGCATCACCGTCAACAAGTAGCATTGATTCCACCACGGACTCTCGGGAGCGTGGAGTCAAGGGCGAGAGTGTGCTGCAGCGTGTCCAGAGTGTGGCTGGCAACAGCCAGTGTGGCGACTGCGGCCAACCAGATCCCCGCTGGGCCAGCATCAACTTGGGTGTACTGCTCTGTATTGAGTGCTCAGGCATCCACAG GAGCTTGGGTGTTCACTGCTCTAAGGTACGATCCCTGACACTGGATTCCTGGGAGCCTGAGCTACTAAAG CTGATGTGTGAGCTTGGAAATAGCACCATGAACCAGATCTATGAGGCCCAGTGTGAGGGCCCAGGCATTAGAAAACCCACAGCCAGTAGTTCCAG GCAGGACAAAGAGGCATGGATCAAGGACAAATACGTTGAAAAGAAGTTTCTACGGAAGTTGACTTCTGCACCAACACGGGAACCCCCAAGACGCTGGAGGGCACAGAAGTGCCAGCGCCCTCACAGCTCCCCCCACGCCCCCACTGCCCGCCGCAAGGTCCGGCTTGAGCCCGTCCTGCCCTCCGTCGCCGCTTTGTCCTCAG CTGGCACTATGGAGCGCAGGTTCCACAGAGACTCCCTCTTCTGCCCTGATGAACTGGACTCCCTCTTCTCCTATTTTGATGCAGGGGCTGCTGGGGCTGGTCCACGCA GTCTAAGCAGTGACAGTGGTCTAGGAGGTAGCTCTGATGGCAGTTCGGATGTTCTTGCCTTCGGCACAGGCTCCGTGGTGGACAGCGTCACCGAGGAAG AGGGTGCTGAGTCCGAGGAGTCCAGCAGTGAGGTAGATGGAGAAGCTGAGGCCTGGAGCTTGGCAGATGTACGTGAGCTGCATCCTGGGCTACTGGCACATCAAGCAGCACGTACTCGTGATCTCCCGGCACTGGCTGCAGCACTGGCCCATGGAGCTGAAGTCAACTGGGCTGATGCAGCAGATGAGGGCAAGACCCCACTGGTGCAGGCTGTGCTAGGG GGTTCCTTGATTGTCTGTGAGTTCCTTCTGCAAAACGGAGCTGATGTGAACCAAAGAGACAGCCTTGGCCGGGCACCCTTGCACCATGCTACACTCTTGGGCCGTACTGG CCAGGTCTGTCTATTCCTGAAACGGGGAGCTGACCAGCACGCCCTGGACCAGGAGCAGCAGGACCCACTGACCATCGCAGTTCAAGCAGCGAATGCTGACATTGTCACACT GCTTCGCCTGGCCCGCATGGCTGAGGAGATGAGAGAAGCTGAGGCACCCCCTGGTCAGCCAGGCCCCCTGCCAGGCAGCAGTCCTACAGAGCTGCAGTACCGCAGGTGCATCCAGGAGTTCATTGGCCTCCACCTGGAAGAAAGCTAG
- the Pusl1 gene encoding tRNA pseudouridine synthase-like 1 isoform X2: MGSCGPVGSVRARYLVFFQYLGTDFNGVAAVRGNHRAVGVLNFLEEAAKRLKSVKPVRFTISSRTDAGVHALSNAAHLDIQRRPGQTPFSPEIVTKALNTHLKHPAIRVLKAFRVPNDFHARHAATSRTYLYRLATGCCRPNQLPVFEQNVCWALQTEYLDMAAMQEAAQHLLGTHDFSAFQSAGSPVTNAVRTLRRVSVSPGPASPFVLPQESRRLQFWTLEFESQSFLYRQVRRMTAVLVAVGLGTLAPTQVKVILESQDPLGKYQARVAPAHGLFLKSVLYNNFGHPEPVLHPEPYGVQSVETS; this comes from the exons ATGGGTTCCTGCGGGCCGGTGGGCTCGGTGCGTGCGCGCTACCTTGTGTTCTTCCAGTACTTGGGCACTGACTTCAA CGGAGTTGCGGCCGTGAGGGGTAATCATCGCGCTGTTGGGGTACTGAACTTCCTGGAG GAGGCTGCCAAGCGGCTGAAGTCTGTCAAGCCTGTCAGGTTCACTATCTCTAGCCGCACTGATGCCGGAGTGCATGCCCTGAGCAACGCAGCGCACCTGGACATACAGCGTCGCCCAGGCCAGACACCTTTCTCCCCGGAGATCGTGACTAAGGCCCTCAACACCCACCTGAAGCACCCGGCCATTCG TGTACTGAAGGCCTTCCGAGTGCCCAACGACTTCCACGCTCGCCACGCAGCTACCTCCAGAACCTACCTATACCGTCTGGCCACAGGCTGCTGCAGGCCTAATCAACTGCCTGTGTTTGAACAAAATGTATGCTGGGCTCTGCAGACAGA GTACCTGGATATGGCTGCCATGCAGGAGGCTGCCCAGCATCTCCTCGGGACACATGATTTTAGTGCCTTCCAGTCTGCTGGCAGCCCAGTAACAAATGCTGTACGCACACTACGCAGGGTCTCTGTGTCTCCTGGTCCAGCCAGTCCATTTGTCCTCCCCCAGGAGAGCAG GAGGCTGCAGTTTTGGACCTTGGAGTTTGAAAGCCAGTCTTTCCTTTATCGACAG GTGCGGAGGATGACGGCTGTGCTGGTGGCGGTGGGGCTAGGGACTCTGGCACCCACACAAGTGAAAGTGATTCTGGAGAGTCAAGATCCCTTGGGCAAGTATCAGGCTCGAGTTGCCCCAGCCCATGGCCTGTTCTTGAAGTCAGTGCTATATAACAACTTTG GTCATCCTGAACCTGTCCTACATCCTGAACCGTATGGCGTCCAGAGTGTGGAAACCAGCTGA
- the Acap3 gene encoding arf-GAP with coiled-coil, ANK repeat and PH domain-containing protein 3 isoform X2, giving the protein MIEAGKAYVTTNRLFVSGVRDLSQQCQGDTVISECLQRFGDSLQEMVNYHTILFDQAQRSVRQQLHNFVKEDVRKFKETKKQFDKVREDMELSLVRNAQAPRHRPHEVEEATGALTLTRKCFRHLALDYVLQINVLQAKKKFEILDSMLSFMHAQYSFFQQGYSLLHQLDPYMKKLAAELDQLVIDSAVEKREMERKHAAIQQRTLLQDFSYDEPKVEFDVDAPSGVVMEGYLFKRASNAFKTWNRRWFSIQNSQLVYQKKLKDALTVVVDDLRLCSVKPCEDIERRFCFEVVSPTKSCMLQADSEKLRQAWVQAVQASIASAYRESPDSCYSERLDRTASPSTSSIDSTTDSRERGVKGESVLQRVQSVAGNSQCGDCGQPDPRWASINLGVLLCIECSGIHRSLGVHCSKVRSLTLDSWEPELLKLMCELGNSTMNQIYEAQCEGPGIRKPTASSSRQDKEAWIKDKYVEKKFLRKLTSAPTREPPRRWRAQKCQRPHSSPHAPTARRKVRLEPVLPSVAALSSAGTMERRFHRDSLFCPDELDSLFSYFDAGAAGAGPRSLSSDSGLGGSSDGSSDVLAFGTGSVVDSVTEEEGAESEESSSEVDGEAEAWSLADVRELHPGLLAHQAARTRDLPALAAALAHGAEVNWADAADEGKTPLVQAVLGGSLIVCEFLLQNGADVNQRDSLGRAPLHHATLLGRTGQVCLFLKRGADQHALDQEQQDPLTIAVQAANADIVTLLRLARMAEEMREAEAPPGQPGPLPGSSPTELQYRRCIQEFIGLHLEES; this is encoded by the exons ATGATCGAAGCTGGCAAAGCCTATGTTACCACCAACAGGCTCTTTGTGAGCGGCGTCCGAGACCTGTCTCAGCAGTGCCAGGGCGACACCGTCATTTCG GAATGTCTGCAGAGGTTTGGAGACAGCCTACAGGAGATGGTCAACTATCACACG ATCCTGTTTGACCAGGCCCAGAGATCGGTGCGGCAGCAGCTCCACAACTTTGTCAAAGA GGATGTGCGGAAGTTCAAAGAGACAAAGAAGCAGTTTGACAAAGTACGAGAGGACATGGAATTGTCCTTGGTGAGGAATGCCCAAGCCCCAAGACACCGGCCCCATGAAGTAGAGGAGGCCACGGGTGCCCTCACTCTCACCCGGAAGTGCTTTCGCCACTTGGCACTGGACTATGTGCTCCAG ATCAATGTCCTCCAGGCCAAGAAGAAGTTTGAGATCTTAGATTCT ATGCTGTCCTTCATGCATGCCCAGTACAGCTTCTTCCAGCAGGGATATAGCCTTCTACATCAGCTGGACCCCTACATGAAGAAGCTGGCAGCTGAG TTGGACCAGCTTGTGATTGACTCTGCAGTGGAAAAGCGAGAGATGGAACGCAAGCATGCTGCCATCCAGCAACGG ACACTCCTGCAG GACTTTTCCTATGATGAACCAAAAGTGGAGTTTGATGTGGATGCACCAAGCGGTGTGGTAATGGAGGGCTATCTCTTTAAGAGAGCCAGCAATGCCTTCAAGACATGGAACCG ACGGTGGTTCTCCATTCAAAACAGCCAGCTGGTCTACCAGAAGAAACTCAAG GATGCACTGACTGTGGTGGTAGATGACCTACGCCTATGCTCTGTGAAGCCATGTGAGGACATTGAACGGAGGTTCTGCTTTGAAGTTGTGTCACCTACCAA GAGCTGTATGCTGCAGGCTGACTCGGAGAAGCTGCGACAGGCTTGGGTCCAAGCTGTGCAGGCTAGCATTGCCTCTGCCTACCGGGAAAGTCCAGATAGCTGCTACAGTGAG AGGCTGGACCGTACGGCATCACCGTCAACAAGTAGCATTGATTCCACCACGGACTCTCGGGAGCGTGGAGTCAAGGGCGAGAGTGTGCTGCAGCGTGTCCAGAGTGTGGCTGGCAACAGCCAGTGTGGCGACTGCGGCCAACCAGATCCCCGCTGGGCCAGCATCAACTTGGGTGTACTGCTCTGTATTGAGTGCTCAGGCATCCACAG GAGCTTGGGTGTTCACTGCTCTAAGGTACGATCCCTGACACTGGATTCCTGGGAGCCTGAGCTACTAAAG CTGATGTGTGAGCTTGGAAATAGCACCATGAACCAGATCTATGAGGCCCAGTGTGAGGGCCCAGGCATTAGAAAACCCACAGCCAGTAGTTCCAG GCAGGACAAAGAGGCATGGATCAAGGACAAATACGTTGAAAAGAAGTTTCTACGGAAGTTGACTTCTGCACCAACACGGGAACCCCCAAGACGCTGGAGGGCACAGAAGTGCCAGCGCCCTCACAGCTCCCCCCACGCCCCCACTGCCCGCCGCAAGGTCCGGCTTGAGCCCGTCCTGCCCTCCGTCGCCGCTTTGTCCTCAG CTGGCACTATGGAGCGCAGGTTCCACAGAGACTCCCTCTTCTGCCCTGATGAACTGGACTCCCTCTTCTCCTATTTTGATGCAGGGGCTGCTGGGGCTGGTCCACGCA GTCTAAGCAGTGACAGTGGTCTAGGAGGTAGCTCTGATGGCAGTTCGGATGTTCTTGCCTTCGGCACAGGCTCCGTGGTGGACAGCGTCACCGAGGAAG AGGGTGCTGAGTCCGAGGAGTCCAGCAGTGAGGTAGATGGAGAAGCTGAGGCCTGGAGCTTGGCAGATGTACGTGAGCTGCATCCTGGGCTACTGGCACATCAAGCAGCACGTACTCGTGATCTCCCGGCACTGGCTGCAGCACTGGCCCATGGAGCTGAAGTCAACTGGGCTGATGCAGCAGATGAGGGCAAGACCCCACTGGTGCAGGCTGTGCTAGGG GGTTCCTTGATTGTCTGTGAGTTCCTTCTGCAAAACGGAGCTGATGTGAACCAAAGAGACAGCCTTGGCCGGGCACCCTTGCACCATGCTACACTCTTGGGCCGTACTGG CCAGGTCTGTCTATTCCTGAAACGGGGAGCTGACCAGCACGCCCTGGACCAGGAGCAGCAGGACCCACTGACCATCGCAGTTCAAGCAGCGAATGCTGACATTGTCACACT GCTTCGCCTGGCCCGCATGGCTGAGGAGATGAGAGAAGCTGAGGCACCCCCTGGTCAGCCAGGCCCCCTGCCAGGCAGCAGTCCTACAGAGCTGCAGTACCGCAGGTGCATCCAGGAGTTCATTGGCCTCCACCTGGAAGAAAGCTAG
- the Pusl1 gene encoding tRNA pseudouridine synthase-like 1 isoform X1: MGSCGPVGSVRARYLVFFQYLGTDFNGVAAVRGNHRAVGVLNFLEEAAKRLKSVKPVRFTISSRTDAGVHALSNAAHLDIQRRPGQTPFSPEIVTKALNTHLKHPAIRVLKAFRVPNDFHARHAATSRTYLYRLATGCCRPNQLPVFEQNVCWALQTEYLDMAAMQEAAQHLLGTHDFSAFQSAGSPVTNAVRTLRRVSVSPGPASPFVLPQESRPHGERGWLWLPCSLDLKAVCVPRRLQFWTLEFESQSFLYRQVRRMTAVLVAVGLGTLAPTQVKVILESQDPLGKYQARVAPAHGLFLKSVLYNNFGHPEPVLHPEPYGVQSVETS; the protein is encoded by the exons ATGGGTTCCTGCGGGCCGGTGGGCTCGGTGCGTGCGCGCTACCTTGTGTTCTTCCAGTACTTGGGCACTGACTTCAA CGGAGTTGCGGCCGTGAGGGGTAATCATCGCGCTGTTGGGGTACTGAACTTCCTGGAG GAGGCTGCCAAGCGGCTGAAGTCTGTCAAGCCTGTCAGGTTCACTATCTCTAGCCGCACTGATGCCGGAGTGCATGCCCTGAGCAACGCAGCGCACCTGGACATACAGCGTCGCCCAGGCCAGACACCTTTCTCCCCGGAGATCGTGACTAAGGCCCTCAACACCCACCTGAAGCACCCGGCCATTCG TGTACTGAAGGCCTTCCGAGTGCCCAACGACTTCCACGCTCGCCACGCAGCTACCTCCAGAACCTACCTATACCGTCTGGCCACAGGCTGCTGCAGGCCTAATCAACTGCCTGTGTTTGAACAAAATGTATGCTGGGCTCTGCAGACAGA GTACCTGGATATGGCTGCCATGCAGGAGGCTGCCCAGCATCTCCTCGGGACACATGATTTTAGTGCCTTCCAGTCTGCTGGCAGCCCAGTAACAAATGCTGTACGCACACTACGCAGGGTCTCTGTGTCTCCTGGTCCAGCCAGTCCATTTGTCCTCCCCCAGGAGAGCAG GCCACATGGTGAGCGAGGTTGGCTGTGGCTGCCCTGTAGCTTGGATCTCAAAGCTGTCTGTGTTCCTAGGAGGCTGCAGTTTTGGACCTTGGAGTTTGAAAGCCAGTCTTTCCTTTATCGACAG GTGCGGAGGATGACGGCTGTGCTGGTGGCGGTGGGGCTAGGGACTCTGGCACCCACACAAGTGAAAGTGATTCTGGAGAGTCAAGATCCCTTGGGCAAGTATCAGGCTCGAGTTGCCCCAGCCCATGGCCTGTTCTTGAAGTCAGTGCTATATAACAACTTTG GTCATCCTGAACCTGTCCTACATCCTGAACCGTATGGCGTCCAGAGTGTGGAAACCAGCTGA